The following proteins come from a genomic window of Penaeus monodon isolate SGIC_2016 chromosome 22, NSTDA_Pmon_1, whole genome shotgun sequence:
- the LOC119587356 gene encoding ubiquitin-protein ligase E3A-like yields MRGVDFCVSDFVRMTGYSIARGIQVFKPLVLWIDCLVVYKKIMFSYFHSVSQTLYRSLVELLEYEGEDMEDVFMQTFRVGYQDVFGTSLTHDLKADGGNIFVNQSSKHEFVELYADFLLNKMVERQFRAFRRGFKWFQRLSPLNLF; encoded by the exons ATGAGAGGTGTAGACTTCTGTGTTAGTGATTTTGTTAGGATGACAGGATACAGTATAGCAAGGGGGATACAGGTGTTTAAGCCATTAGTACTATGGATTGATTGCTTAgttgtatataaaaagataatgtttTCCTATTTTCATAGTGTTAGTCAG ACACTGTATCGTAGCCTTGTGGAACTTTTAGAATACGAAGGTGAAGATATGGAAGACGTCTTCATGCAGACTTTCAGAGTTGGTTACCAGGATGTCTTTGGTACCAGTCTTACTCATGACCTGAAAGCGGATGGAGGAAACATTTTTGTTAACCAGTCAAGCAAACAT GAATTTGTAGAACTTTATGCTGACTTCTTGTTGAACAAGATGGTTGAGCGACAGTTTCGAGCGTTTAGGCGGGGCTTCAAATGGTTTCAGAGACTCTCCCCTTTAAATCTTTTTTGA